The following proteins are encoded in a genomic region of Leifsonia psychrotolerans:
- the dxr gene encoding 1-deoxy-D-xylulose-5-phosphate reductoisomerase: MQRVIILGSTGSIGTQALDVIKANPTRFDVVGLSAGRNRDLLDEQAAEFQVENTALGATEAEQLVRDVEADVVLNGITGSVGLGPTLAALKAGRRLALANKESLIVGGDLVKSLASPGQIVPVDSEHSAIAQALRSGTASEVRRLVLTASGGPFRGRNRDQLANVSPAEALAHPTWDMGLVVTTNSATLVNKGLEVIEAHLLFNVEYDRIDVVVHPQSVVHSMVEFVDGSTIAQASPPDMRLPISLGLDWPHRVGGVGRPIDWTTAQNWSFEPLDESAFPAVKLAKLVGRAGGTYPAVFNAANEQAVAAFHAGRLSFLSIVDTVQRVVESHELDGALSLESLAAAEVWARAAADKLIAAG, encoded by the coding sequence ATGCAGAGAGTAATCATCCTCGGATCGACCGGCTCCATCGGCACTCAAGCCCTCGACGTGATCAAGGCCAATCCGACCCGGTTCGACGTTGTCGGTCTGTCAGCCGGGCGCAATCGCGACCTGCTCGACGAGCAAGCTGCCGAGTTCCAGGTCGAGAACACCGCGCTGGGCGCTACCGAAGCAGAACAGTTGGTTCGGGATGTCGAGGCCGACGTCGTGCTCAACGGAATCACGGGCTCGGTCGGACTCGGCCCGACCCTCGCCGCGCTGAAGGCGGGGCGCAGGTTGGCCCTCGCCAACAAGGAGTCACTCATCGTCGGCGGCGATCTGGTGAAATCGTTGGCGTCGCCGGGCCAGATCGTGCCCGTTGATTCTGAACATTCCGCCATCGCCCAAGCACTCCGCTCTGGCACCGCGTCCGAGGTGCGCAGACTTGTCCTCACGGCATCCGGTGGCCCATTTCGTGGCCGTAACCGTGACCAACTTGCGAATGTGAGCCCCGCCGAGGCACTGGCGCACCCCACCTGGGACATGGGCCTCGTCGTCACAACGAACTCGGCGACGCTGGTCAATAAGGGGCTGGAGGTGATCGAGGCGCACCTGCTGTTCAACGTGGAGTACGACCGCATTGACGTCGTGGTGCACCCGCAATCGGTGGTGCACTCGATGGTCGAATTCGTCGACGGATCGACGATCGCTCAAGCTTCGCCGCCCGACATGCGTCTGCCGATTTCGCTCGGCCTCGACTGGCCGCATCGCGTCGGCGGGGTCGGTCGACCGATCGACTGGACCACCGCTCAGAACTGGAGCTTCGAGCCCCTCGACGAGAGCGCATTCCCCGCGGTGAAGTTGGCCAAGCTCGTCGGTCGGGCCGGCGGCACCTATCCGGCGGTGTTCAACGCCGCAAACGAGCAAGCCGTCGCCGCATTCCATGCCGGACGGCTGTCGTTCCTCTCTATCGTCGACACGGTGCAGCGGGTGGTCGAGTCGCACGAGCTCGACGGCGCACTGAGCTTGGAATCCCTGGCCGCGGCCGAGGTCTGGGCACGGGCAGCCGCTGACAAGCTCATCGCAGCGGGCTGA
- a CDS encoding LCP family protein has product MTARHQKIASSWHAQGIPVLKFVALALSVVLVSGAGIASIAFWKLSNAVAHNAVDISNGKGGAVPPPPHIGSFDGGFNILAVGADNAPGQAYEAERGDGTLNDVNILLHVAADHQSAVALSLPRDLVIPQPACVDAATGEEFSAVSAQPLNSAYSRGGLGCVVSTVEELTGLSIPYAATFTFAGTIAMSDAVGGVPICLNAAVKDDASGLDLPAGTSVVSGQQALSYLRARERIGDGSDLSRISSQQAYMSSLMRVMKSSKTLTDPAKVLGLATAASENVSLSTSLAHLSTMASMAITLKDLDLSRLVFVQYPSVEDPDNKNKIIPNDDLAVVLLAKIQTDQPFALGDGALGNEVILDPAATTIDAATNPAPTGEPETVQPGAAPTPVAPEIIGGLRGQTAAQQTCSVAYHY; this is encoded by the coding sequence ATGACTGCACGCCATCAGAAAATCGCGTCCTCGTGGCACGCCCAAGGTATCCCGGTTCTGAAATTCGTGGCGCTCGCGCTCAGTGTCGTATTGGTGAGTGGAGCTGGGATAGCCTCGATTGCTTTCTGGAAGCTCAGCAACGCAGTTGCCCACAATGCCGTCGATATTTCCAACGGAAAGGGCGGCGCTGTCCCCCCGCCCCCACACATCGGCAGTTTCGACGGCGGTTTCAATATTCTGGCCGTCGGAGCCGACAACGCTCCCGGGCAAGCGTACGAGGCCGAGCGCGGCGACGGCACCCTGAATGACGTGAACATTCTGCTCCACGTCGCGGCCGACCATCAGAGCGCCGTCGCCCTCAGCCTGCCGCGTGACCTCGTCATCCCTCAGCCCGCATGCGTCGATGCGGCAACGGGTGAGGAATTCAGTGCGGTGTCGGCTCAGCCGCTCAACAGCGCGTATTCGCGCGGCGGCCTGGGCTGCGTCGTGTCGACCGTTGAAGAGCTCACCGGGCTTTCGATTCCCTATGCAGCAACGTTCACGTTTGCGGGCACCATTGCGATGAGCGACGCAGTCGGAGGTGTACCGATCTGCCTCAACGCCGCGGTCAAGGATGATGCGTCCGGGCTTGATCTACCCGCCGGCACCAGTGTGGTCTCCGGACAACAGGCTCTGTCGTATCTTCGCGCTCGGGAAAGAATCGGCGATGGCAGCGATCTCTCCCGCATCTCATCGCAGCAGGCCTACATGTCCTCACTCATGCGTGTGATGAAGAGCAGCAAGACACTCACCGACCCGGCGAAAGTGCTCGGCCTGGCTACGGCTGCCTCCGAAAACGTGAGCCTGTCGACCTCGTTGGCCCATCTCAGCACCATGGCGAGCATGGCAATCACTCTGAAGGATCTCGATCTGTCACGGCTCGTCTTCGTGCAGTATCCCTCGGTCGAGGATCCCGACAACAAAAACAAGATCATTCCAAACGACGATCTGGCCGTCGTGCTCCTAGCGAAGATCCAGACCGATCAGCCCTTCGCCCTCGGCGACGGCGCCCTCGGTAATGAGGTCATCCTTGATCCGGCCGCAACGACGATCGATGCGGCAACGAACCCGGCCCCGACTGGCGAGCCGGAAACAGTGCAGCCGGGGGCAGCCCCCACTCCCGTGGCCCCCGAGATCATCGGTGGCCTGCGCGGCCAGACGGCAGCCCAGCAGACCTGCTCGGTGGCCTACCACTACTAG
- a CDS encoding M50 family metallopeptidase, whose amino-acid sequence MDSVLLFILGVAVIVVGLAVSIGLHEVGHLLPAKLFGVKVTQYMIGFGPTLWSKRKGETEYGIKAIPLGGYISMIGMFPPTAGHAARDASTGFFNQLVQEGEQTVKQGALATLADDARQASADTIGEGEEHRAFYQLAVWKRIIIMFGGPFMNLVIAVVLFAVLLMGFGTAQASTTVGSVSACVLPATATSQTCTANAEKAPGAAAGLTPGDRLVSIDGTVITSWNQSTDLIRNAPGTPLSVVVERDGTMQTLTITPKLTERYVTDASGKVVKNASGVAETSDVGFVGIGPASELVQQPASAVLPQVGENIGGVVHMIVNLPSRLVDVATAAFGPGERDPNGPISVVGVGRIAGEIVSIDTIPVASKIASMLGLLASLNIALFVFNLVPLMPLDGGHIAGALWDGLRRSYAKLFRRPKPSPVDMAKLMPLTFAVVIVLGGMSLLLIYADLVKPINIFG is encoded by the coding sequence GTGGATTCTGTGCTGTTGTTTATTTTGGGCGTCGCTGTCATCGTCGTCGGTCTCGCCGTGTCGATCGGCCTCCACGAGGTCGGGCACCTGCTGCCCGCCAAGCTTTTTGGGGTGAAAGTCACTCAATACATGATCGGCTTCGGCCCCACACTGTGGTCGAAGCGCAAGGGCGAGACCGAATACGGCATCAAGGCCATTCCACTCGGCGGTTACATCTCGATGATCGGGATGTTCCCGCCCACGGCCGGCCATGCCGCGCGCGACGCAAGCACCGGATTCTTCAACCAACTCGTGCAAGAGGGCGAACAGACGGTTAAACAGGGCGCGCTCGCGACGCTGGCCGACGACGCCCGCCAGGCGAGTGCCGACACCATCGGCGAGGGCGAGGAGCACCGCGCCTTCTACCAGCTGGCGGTCTGGAAGCGCATCATCATCATGTTCGGCGGCCCGTTCATGAACCTCGTGATCGCCGTCGTGCTTTTCGCCGTGCTCTTGATGGGCTTCGGCACCGCCCAGGCCAGCACGACGGTCGGGAGTGTCTCCGCCTGTGTGCTTCCCGCCACTGCGACCAGCCAGACCTGCACTGCCAACGCCGAAAAGGCTCCGGGTGCCGCCGCGGGCCTCACTCCCGGCGATCGTCTTGTCAGCATCGACGGCACCGTCATCACGAGCTGGAACCAGTCGACCGACCTCATCCGTAATGCCCCCGGTACACCGCTCTCGGTCGTCGTCGAGCGCGACGGAACCATGCAGACTCTCACGATCACTCCGAAGCTGACCGAACGCTATGTAACGGATGCGTCGGGTAAGGTCGTCAAGAACGCGTCGGGTGTTGCCGAAACCAGCGATGTCGGCTTTGTCGGAATCGGCCCGGCCAGCGAACTCGTACAGCAGCCCGCCTCCGCAGTGCTGCCCCAGGTCGGGGAGAACATCGGCGGTGTCGTGCACATGATCGTCAACCTGCCGTCGCGTCTCGTCGACGTCGCCACCGCGGCATTCGGCCCGGGGGAGCGCGATCCCAACGGCCCAATCAGCGTCGTCGGCGTCGGGCGCATCGCGGGTGAAATCGTCAGCATCGACACCATCCCGGTGGCCAGCAAGATCGCCAGCATGCTCGGGCTCCTTGCGTCACTGAACATCGCTTTGTTCGTCTTCAACCTGGTGCCGCTCATGCCGCTCGATGGTGGCCACATCGCCGGGGCGCTCTGGGACGGGCTCCGTCGTTCGTATGCAAAACTATTCCGTCGCCCGAAGCCGAGCCCCGTCGACATGGCGAAGCTCATGCCGCTGACCTTTGCCGTGGTGATCGTGCTCGGCGGGATGAGTCTGCTGCTCATTTATGCCGACCTCGTGAAACCCATCAATATCTTCGGCTAG
- a CDS encoding NAD-dependent epimerase/dehydratase family protein has translation MTEHLVVGAGMIGRPVAERLAARGDSVTVATRSGSSVTSARPLSLDASDATEFSRAAEGAATIFLCTNPSYTKWATEWPPIFAAAVTAASATGARLVTMGNLYSYGSPSGPMTEHSAETTTEKKGLIRKAGWALAHAATERGEITAVEVRASDYFGPGSVGAAHLGTAFFTAILASRTARGVGSSALPHSWSYLPDIASTLIAAADYTGEWGRIWHVPSATWSRNQIVDQLNSRYGTHGKSADYPQWVLRSLGVFSPMMREVWASSYQLTVPYVIDATETERMLGVHATPWDEALATTADSYRAAISPLR, from the coding sequence ATGACAGAGCATCTCGTTGTCGGCGCAGGAATGATCGGCCGACCGGTTGCCGAGCGTCTCGCCGCACGCGGCGACAGCGTGACGGTCGCAACTCGATCTGGTTCCTCCGTCACCAGCGCCCGGCCCCTCTCTCTGGACGCCTCGGATGCGACGGAGTTCAGCCGGGCGGCCGAGGGTGCTGCGACGATCTTCCTCTGCACGAATCCGTCGTACACGAAGTGGGCGACCGAGTGGCCGCCGATATTCGCGGCAGCCGTCACCGCGGCATCCGCAACGGGTGCCCGCCTCGTCACGATGGGCAACCTCTACTCCTACGGTTCGCCAAGCGGACCGATGACCGAGCACTCCGCCGAAACAACCACAGAGAAGAAGGGCCTGATTCGGAAAGCCGGTTGGGCGCTCGCCCATGCGGCTACCGAACGTGGTGAGATCACGGCGGTCGAGGTGCGGGCCAGCGACTACTTCGGGCCCGGCTCTGTCGGAGCCGCGCATCTGGGCACGGCCTTCTTCACCGCCATCCTCGCGTCACGGACTGCGCGCGGTGTCGGCTCTTCTGCGTTACCACACAGCTGGAGCTATCTGCCCGACATCGCGTCGACACTGATCGCCGCGGCCGACTATACGGGCGAGTGGGGCCGCATCTGGCATGTTCCGAGCGCCACCTGGAGCCGCAACCAGATCGTCGATCAACTGAATTCCCGCTACGGAACCCACGGAAAATCGGCGGACTATCCGCAGTGGGTCCTGCGCAGTCTCGGTGTGTTCAGCCCGATGATGCGGGAGGTCTGGGCGTCGAGTTACCAATTGACCGTGCCGTACGTGATCGACGCCACCGAGACGGAGCGCATGCTCGGTGTGCATGCGACGCCGTGGGACGAGGCGCTGGCCACGACCGCCGACAGCTATCGGGCAGCAATCAGCCCGCTGCGATGA
- a CDS encoding SHOCT domain-containing protein yields MISTAVFSTAVFNTAPAFLAHPGYGWGWGWGGGPGWLFLLFPLFWILVVVILVAIFGRRWRHGSQLRGPDAGYYGPHPHGDAYDEAGSSAEKTLAERFAQGDIDEVEYRARLEVLRANRPQPPSPPQR; encoded by the coding sequence ATGATCAGCACCGCAGTTTTCAGCACCGCAGTATTCAACACAGCTCCGGCGTTTCTCGCGCATCCCGGTTACGGCTGGGGCTGGGGGTGGGGCGGTGGGCCAGGCTGGCTTTTCCTACTCTTCCCGCTGTTCTGGATTCTTGTCGTCGTGATTCTGGTCGCCATTTTTGGGCGCCGCTGGCGCCACGGCTCGCAGCTGCGGGGACCAGACGCCGGCTACTACGGCCCGCACCCGCACGGGGACGCATATGACGAGGCCGGCTCCAGCGCCGAGAAGACGCTGGCCGAGCGGTTTGCGCAGGGCGACATCGACGAAGTCGAGTACCGCGCGCGCCTCGAGGTGCTCCGTGCGAACCGACCTCAGCCGCCCAGCCCGCCGCAGCGGTAG
- a CDS encoding HNH endonuclease signature motif containing protein: MSITLPPPVSAPEPTPASGASAPTAAMVLAVLEQMQALWAGLGTVSPEAFTDDDLLGVLGAFEGVGRLVDAGRVAVAATVEERSGRWLGRDSLAAKRGCNSGIDLITRITRISGREAKRRSALGLRMRDTQHVGTIIPALFPTVGAAVASGLLGVDAAEVIMSGLAEISPRVAPDDLAAAERALVSAATGTITAENEGEPGAGFAFSADSMRVQMLQWQAALDPDGVAPNEVEGEATSTISFGRFKDGIYPVRGGVTPDLYGIMNLTFDAFIAARKTPAFPTAAEQARDQARDDRSEHDDRAEQDSHDGPDGHDLNDERDREHDDRDHERDDHDHDHDDHGQGSASAEAPLPGSAGHEFDDVDTRTAGEKRADILRGMFTQLAQADSTPSIGGAPPTVVVHVNVNDIEAGRGVGWIDGVDAPISLRTVDQMMCAGGTQAVLFGANGEVLTLTDPQRLFNRAQRRAILARDGGCGVPGCDAPAQWLEFHHVIPWSKGGVTEVDNGVALCWRHHHTIETSGWEILMVNGRPQVKAPAWIDPSRTWRDANRHRTDTHRRD, encoded by the coding sequence ATGTCAATCACCCTCCCACCCCCCGTCTCCGCCCCGGAGCCGACACCCGCCTCGGGTGCGTCGGCACCGACCGCGGCCATGGTGCTGGCGGTGCTCGAACAGATGCAGGCACTGTGGGCCGGGCTCGGCACGGTCAGCCCCGAGGCGTTCACCGACGACGACCTGCTCGGTGTGCTCGGTGCGTTCGAGGGTGTCGGCCGGCTTGTTGATGCGGGCCGGGTGGCTGTGGCGGCGACGGTCGAGGAACGCTCCGGCCGGTGGCTGGGCCGTGACTCCCTGGCGGCGAAGCGGGGCTGCAACAGTGGCATCGACCTGATCACCCGGATCACCCGCATTTCCGGCCGGGAAGCGAAACGGCGCAGCGCCCTCGGCCTGCGAATGCGGGACACCCAACACGTCGGCACGATCATCCCCGCACTGTTCCCCACGGTGGGTGCCGCGGTCGCTTCGGGCTTGCTGGGGGTGGATGCGGCGGAGGTGATCATGTCCGGTCTGGCCGAGATCTCCCCGCGCGTCGCACCCGATGATCTTGCGGCTGCGGAACGCGCTCTGGTGTCTGCGGCGACGGGCACGATCACGGCCGAGAATGAGGGTGAGCCGGGCGCGGGCTTTGCGTTCTCGGCGGACTCGATGCGGGTGCAGATGTTGCAGTGGCAGGCGGCGCTGGACCCCGACGGGGTCGCACCAAACGAGGTCGAGGGTGAGGCGACGAGCACGATCAGTTTCGGCCGCTTCAAAGACGGCATCTACCCGGTGCGAGGCGGTGTCACTCCCGATCTGTACGGAATCATGAACCTCACCTTCGACGCATTCATCGCCGCCCGCAAAACCCCCGCGTTCCCGACCGCCGCCGAACAAGCCCGCGACCAGGCACGCGACGACCGTTCCGAGCACGACGACCGCGCCGAGCAGGATTCTCACGACGGTCCCGACGGACACGACTTGAACGACGAGCGCGACCGCGAGCACGACGACCGTGACCACGAACGCGATGACCACGACCACGACCATGACGACCACGGTCAGGGTTCAGCCTCAGCTGAGGCGCCTCTTCCCGGGTCGGCCGGGCATGAGTTCGATGACGTCGACACCCGTACGGCCGGTGAGAAGCGGGCCGATATTCTGCGCGGCATGTTCACCCAGTTGGCCCAGGCCGACAGCACTCCCAGCATTGGTGGTGCACCGCCGACGGTGGTGGTGCATGTGAACGTGAACGATATTGAAGCCGGTCGCGGTGTCGGCTGGATCGACGGCGTCGACGCCCCCATCTCGCTTCGCACGGTCGATCAGATGATGTGTGCCGGAGGTACTCAAGCGGTTCTGTTCGGTGCGAACGGTGAGGTTCTGACGCTGACCGATCCGCAACGACTGTTCAACCGTGCCCAACGCCGGGCGATCCTCGCCCGCGATGGCGGCTGCGGCGTTCCCGGCTGCGATGCCCCCGCACAGTGGCTCGAGTTTCATCACGTGATCCCCTGGAGTAAAGGCGGCGTCACTGAAGTCGACAATGGTGTGGCGTTGTGTTGGCGACATCATCACACCATCGAAACGTCCGGCTGGGAGATCCTCATGGTCAACGGCCGACCCCAGGTCAAAGCCCCGGCCTGGATCGACCCGAGCCGCACCTGGCGCGACGCCAACCGCCACCGCACCGACACCCACCGCCGCGACTGA
- a CDS encoding response regulator transcription factor, with protein sequence MSTPLNQADAAGRTGPIRVVIADDQQLIRAGFRALLESVPDIEVVAEAGTGKLAVELVTRHRPDVVLMDIRMPDGDGLWATEQIVQNPLLSGTHIVIVTTFEFDEYVAHAIRAGASGFLVKDTEPTELIRAVRVVAAGDGLLSPSVTRRLLERMAVSLADSREATSLAALTEREREVLGLVGRGLTNTEIGLRLFLSPLTAKTHVSRIMSKLGARDRVQLVIIAAETGLVSPGL encoded by the coding sequence GTGAGTACCCCACTGAATCAGGCGGATGCCGCTGGCCGGACGGGCCCGATCAGAGTCGTGATCGCCGACGATCAACAGCTCATTCGCGCGGGCTTTCGGGCCCTGCTCGAATCGGTGCCCGACATCGAGGTCGTCGCCGAAGCCGGCACGGGGAAGCTGGCCGTTGAGCTCGTGACGCGACATCGCCCCGACGTCGTGCTCATGGACATCCGCATGCCGGACGGCGACGGCTTGTGGGCGACCGAACAGATCGTACAGAACCCGCTCCTTTCCGGCACACACATCGTGATCGTGACGACATTCGAGTTTGATGAGTACGTTGCCCATGCCATTCGAGCAGGCGCCAGCGGCTTTCTTGTCAAAGACACCGAGCCGACCGAACTGATTCGGGCGGTTCGCGTCGTGGCGGCGGGCGACGGGTTGCTCTCGCCGAGCGTAACGCGGCGGCTGCTCGAACGGATGGCGGTGAGTCTTGCAGACAGCCGTGAGGCGACCTCACTCGCCGCGTTGACCGAACGGGAACGCGAAGTTCTCGGTTTGGTCGGGCGGGGGCTGACGAATACGGAGATCGGGCTGCGGCTGTTTCTCAGTCCGCTCACCGCGAAGACCCACGTGTCGCGCATCATGTCGAAGCTGGGCGCTCGCGATCGTGTGCAGCTGGTGATCATCGCCGCAGAGACCGGGCTGGTCAGCCCGGGGCTGTGA
- a CDS encoding sensor histidine kinase codes for MPPPWAYSDAAWQDRARHRPPAQPGQWGPGNPGSTGPRIPAIVVLWLPVVLSFLVQVPTVIFLAWHFSDRTEGLAAVGFALLGPLALIGARRFPGPVVALAALAAAGLLLVRPDISAPNLALAFAIVLGIVRGARLWVYSAVAVAWVLTIATASLIGVNLHPLRIAFTTLALALMMGIGELIRVRREHFQTVRRSAQARRVDAEQRERVRIARELHDVLGHSLSQINVQASVGLHLIDAQPEKAAEALASIKATSKNALDEVRMVLGILRADGEGTAPLSPEPDLAGLPALFETFQAQGIAVHCLNALEAESAAPAATQLALYRICQEALTNVLRHSGAREASVYLAIDRGGYLLTVSDIGTPVRGALTPGGGLLGMRERAELLGGSLRYAADADGGFQIEARIPLRATR; via the coding sequence ATGCCACCACCCTGGGCCTACTCCGATGCCGCGTGGCAGGATCGCGCTCGGCACCGCCCGCCGGCCCAGCCCGGGCAGTGGGGCCCCGGGAATCCGGGATCCACCGGCCCGCGCATTCCGGCCATTGTGGTGCTGTGGCTACCGGTCGTGCTGTCGTTCCTGGTTCAAGTTCCAACTGTGATCTTTCTCGCTTGGCACTTCTCAGACCGGACGGAGGGACTCGCCGCCGTGGGCTTCGCCCTGCTCGGCCCGCTCGCGCTGATCGGTGCACGGCGCTTTCCCGGCCCTGTCGTGGCCCTGGCTGCGCTCGCCGCAGCGGGACTGCTTCTTGTGCGCCCGGACATCTCCGCCCCGAACCTCGCCCTCGCCTTCGCGATCGTCCTCGGCATCGTGCGTGGCGCCCGGCTCTGGGTCTACAGTGCGGTCGCGGTCGCCTGGGTACTCACCATCGCCACCGCGTCGCTGATCGGCGTGAACCTGCATCCGCTTCGAATTGCTTTTACCACTCTGGCCCTGGCGCTGATGATGGGCATCGGCGAGCTCATCCGGGTGCGCCGCGAGCATTTTCAAACCGTGCGCAGATCCGCCCAGGCCCGTCGGGTCGACGCGGAACAGCGCGAACGGGTTCGTATCGCCCGCGAACTCCACGATGTGCTCGGGCACTCGCTGTCGCAGATCAACGTGCAGGCCAGCGTGGGTTTGCACCTCATTGACGCTCAGCCAGAGAAGGCGGCGGAAGCACTCGCGAGTATCAAAGCGACGAGCAAGAATGCGCTCGATGAGGTGCGGATGGTGTTGGGAATTCTGCGCGCAGATGGCGAAGGCACGGCGCCACTGTCGCCCGAACCAGATCTTGCCGGGCTGCCCGCACTGTTCGAGACGTTTCAAGCCCAGGGCATTGCGGTGCACTGCCTCAACGCTCTCGAGGCGGAGTCGGCGGCTCCGGCGGCCACGCAACTCGCGCTCTACCGCATCTGCCAGGAAGCTCTGACGAACGTGCTGCGGCATTCGGGTGCGCGCGAGGCATCCGTCTACCTTGCGATCGACCGGGGCGGCTATCTGCTTACGGTGAGTGACATCGGTACCCCGGTGCGGGGCGCCCTGACTCCCGGCGGCGGGCTGCTCGGCATGCGTGAACGGGCCGAGCTTCTCGGGGGAAGCCTGCGCTATGCAGCCGATGCGGACGGTGGCTTTCAGATCGAGGCCAGAATTCCGTTGCGAGCGACGCGGTGA
- a CDS encoding acetyl-CoA C-acetyltransferase: MNSTDVVILGGSRTPHGRVNGQLASLTAVQLGAAAIAGALARTGVAAGQVDAVLMGQVLQAGCGQNPARQSAIAADIPWNVPAMTLNKVCLSGLAAIVDAARLIRLGEASVVVAGGQESMSQAPHLLPGSRQGWPYGSVTALDHAAYDGLTDAFDGLSMGLSTEQINGRLGINRLEQDALAAASHQRAAAAQAAGLFDGEITPLSVPQRKGEPVLLTTDEGVRGDSTVDTLARLRSAFAPHGTITAGNSSPLSDGASAVVVTSRAWAEEHGLPWLAIVEASGEVAGPDNSLHSQPSNAIAQALDRAGWTAAELDLIEINEAFAAVALQSSADLGVSAERVNIHGGAIAIGHPIGASGARLALHAALELSRRGSGKAAVSLCGGGGQGEALLLSR; encoded by the coding sequence ATGAACAGCACCGATGTTGTGATTCTCGGGGGCTCCCGCACCCCACACGGGCGCGTCAACGGCCAACTCGCGTCGCTCACCGCCGTGCAGCTCGGTGCCGCGGCGATCGCCGGAGCGCTGGCTCGCACGGGTGTCGCCGCCGGTCAGGTCGACGCCGTTCTAATGGGGCAGGTTCTGCAGGCCGGCTGCGGGCAGAATCCGGCCCGCCAAAGCGCAATCGCCGCCGACATCCCGTGGAATGTGCCGGCGATGACGCTCAACAAGGTCTGCCTCTCTGGTCTGGCTGCGATAGTGGATGCCGCCCGACTGATTCGTCTTGGCGAGGCGAGCGTCGTCGTTGCCGGCGGCCAGGAGTCGATGTCGCAGGCACCGCATTTGCTTCCGGGTTCCCGCCAAGGCTGGCCCTATGGCAGTGTCACCGCCCTCGACCACGCCGCGTACGACGGGTTGACGGATGCCTTCGACGGCCTCTCCATGGGGCTCTCCACCGAGCAGATCAATGGCCGTCTTGGCATCAACCGCCTCGAGCAAGACGCTCTCGCCGCCGCCTCGCACCAGCGCGCCGCCGCCGCGCAAGCCGCGGGCTTGTTCGACGGTGAGATCACGCCACTCAGCGTGCCGCAGCGAAAGGGCGAGCCGGTGCTGCTCACCACCGATGAGGGGGTGCGCGGTGACAGTACCGTCGACACTCTTGCGCGCCTGCGGTCGGCGTTCGCGCCGCATGGCACGATCACGGCCGGCAATTCCTCACCGTTGTCAGATGGGGCATCCGCCGTCGTGGTCACCAGTCGGGCGTGGGCCGAGGAGCACGGCCTGCCCTGGCTGGCTATCGTCGAGGCATCCGGCGAGGTGGCCGGCCCCGATAATTCACTGCATTCGCAGCCGTCGAACGCCATCGCCCAGGCGCTGGATCGCGCCGGCTGGACGGCGGCCGAGCTGGATCTGATCGAGATCAACGAGGCGTTCGCCGCCGTCGCACTGCAGTCGAGCGCGGACCTGGGGGTGAGCGCGGAGCGCGTCAACATTCATGGTGGGGCCATTGCGATCGGGCATCCGATCGGCGCCTCTGGTGCCCGCCTGGCCTTGCATGCTGCACTCGAACTCTCCCGGCGCGGCAGCGGAAAGGCCGCCGTCTCGCTGTGTGGCGGCGGCGGCCAAGGTGAGGCGCTCTTGCTCTCGCGTTAG
- a CDS encoding lysophospholipid acyltransferase family protein, with product MTSDAEPDAEPTPTKRPGFVYFLGYGIMAPVARLVFRPTITGRENIPKTGPVILASNHLAFVDSLVIPLTAPRRVQFLAKNTYFTGTGLKGWVSRTFFTSIGAVGVERGAGQAAQDALDAGRRILESDSAFAIYPEGTRSLDGRLYKGRTGVAWLALTTGAVVVPVGLIGTQEIQPTGSKGIRVRKITVNFGTPIDVSVHGSAESGKARRLATDQIMAAIHELSKQELAGVYNEAPPSGTLHKLADRVFPRERR from the coding sequence GTGACAAGTGACGCCGAACCTGATGCAGAACCCACCCCGACCAAGCGACCAGGCTTCGTCTATTTTCTCGGTTACGGCATCATGGCTCCCGTCGCGCGACTGGTTTTTCGCCCCACGATCACGGGGCGGGAGAACATTCCGAAGACGGGTCCAGTCATTCTGGCCAGCAACCACCTGGCGTTCGTCGACAGCCTGGTGATCCCGCTTACCGCACCGCGCCGTGTTCAGTTTCTGGCCAAGAACACCTATTTCACGGGCACCGGTCTGAAGGGCTGGGTATCTCGCACATTCTTCACCTCGATCGGCGCAGTCGGCGTTGAACGTGGAGCCGGACAGGCCGCGCAGGACGCCCTCGATGCAGGACGACGCATCCTCGAATCAGACAGCGCTTTCGCGATCTACCCCGAGGGCACCCGCTCACTCGATGGCCGCCTCTACAAGGGGCGCACTGGAGTGGCTTGGCTCGCGTTGACCACCGGTGCCGTCGTCGTTCCGGTCGGGCTGATCGGCACGCAAGAGATCCAGCCAACCGGGAGCAAGGGCATCCGTGTGCGCAAGATCACCGTCAATTTCGGTACTCCCATCGACGTGAGCGTGCACGGTTCGGCCGAGTCCGGCAAGGCCCGGCGCCTTGCCACCGACCAGATCATGGCTGCGATCCATGAATTGTCCAAGCAGGAGCTCGCTGGTGTCTACAACGAAGCGCCGCCGTCTGGCACACTGCACAAACTTGCGGACAGGGTTTTCCCGAGAGAACGCCGCTAG